The proteins below come from a single Hemibagrus wyckioides isolate EC202008001 linkage group LG22, SWU_Hwy_1.0, whole genome shotgun sequence genomic window:
- the gas2l1 gene encoding GAS2-like protein 2, producing the protein MADQSNIQCAASKSIRPFKSSEEYLYAMKEDLAEWLNGLYDLDITADTFMESLETGCALCRHSNNVNRAALEFLSQHPDSTLLAPRRDVAFQSRNVVPGSFLARDNVSNFIGWCRHELRIKDVLMFETNDLVERCNEKNFVLCLLEVARRGAKFGMPAPMLVQLEEEIEEEIRVQENLQENANKLSSRTFHREKRNSDSEPELVNNWKEQKRILCDMRNLDELVREILGQCSCPAQFPMTKISEGKYKVGDSSALIFIRVLRAHVMVRVGGGWDTLEHYLDKHDPCRCNAYAHRYQQGKASSQAPHSKNSSAHSSRSASPGPHYKPPERRSLEPSAPCAPSSSSSSSPRLTRANLAEAESSRGRTNGTLLPKPPRDRSEPHQFNPIRNKDTVSHLTRRLSGDSDSSTASSKGGGGGGGGRLSLGSRRTNGEEVVFLVNRKEGKHEIERAAGGAGQIPALRPPQPRTRSTSRERPAPSSPGKMKPCPPQGNATRFERGRSLGPDGPRRLQTSRSLSQGKTPQRGRASEGTPASPRHRDAQDDPRSKQAPPGSPRLSGGFSKRQMPSSASSSPVKGVTGSPMKKSTVTPRPPAPRSPSVGNRRLLPPISQQGRRSPHSTPRSTQRSPHHHPPRSPRVSGRPTQRGWGHQNQPDSQDDLGIGFNLHSLPALDPKRELELYRSFEAEFLANTGQTRVPETNEASVQLPVSHQGFRPSGDTNVPDSAYSSSNSSSSSMNVGGKVGILPSLRETRRSNGARSCALEDPPALLHSQTRSGLPNGGFRKLPAISSSMEEGDPGLNSNHLQSGLQMNGGHKVFLHSVVPMEAQAEWAGLEGDVPLNDHGPGLPYDQGLSNDIPLPDTFPSPPPPEDCSYNDSSSESSSMCISLSEPVSEGSCSPPSSVTNGDTDGTVVLRAKRGQKKAERVPSIYKLKLRPRIRPRTDNRPENSPSRIPTPLSYRELQQQTASGNLTPPQSRKNLNQAFGDVIHQQRRSASVGSRERSFSPESGLDPDAWM; encoded by the exons ATGGCCGATCAAAGCAACATCCAGTGCGCCGCTTCTAAAAGCATCCGGCCGTTTAAGTCCAGCGAGGAGTACCTGTACGCCATGAAGGAGGACCTGGCCGAGTGGCTGAACGGCCTGTACGATCTGGACATCACGGCCGACACCTTCATGGAGAGCCTGGAGACGGGATGCGCTCTCTGTCGTCATAGCAACAACGTCAACCGCGCCGCACTCGAGTTCCTGTCCCAGCACCCGGACTCAACGCTCCTCGCTCCCAGACGGGATGTCGCGTTCCAGTCGCGCAACGTGGTTCCCGGATCGTTCTTAGCGCGCGATAACGTGTCCAACTTCATCGGCTGGTGCAGACACGAGCTGCGCATCAAAGACGTGCTCATGTTCGAGACCAACGACCTGGTGGAGCGCTGCAACGAGAAGAACTTTGTGCTCTGCCTGCTGGAGGTGGCTCGCCGAGGGGCCAAGTTCGGCATGCCCGCCCCCATGCTGGTGCAGCTCGAGGAGGAGATCGAGGAGGAGATCCGCGTCCAGGAGAACCTGCAGGAGAACGCAAACAAGCTGAGCAGCAGGACGTTTCATCGGGAGAAGAGGAACAGCGACTCAGAACCGGAGCTGGTCAACAACTGGAAAGAGCAGAAAAGAATCCTGTGTGACATGCGCAACCTGGACGAGCTG gTACGGGAGATCCTTGGCCAATGCTCGTGTCCTGCCCAGTTCCCCATGACCAAAATCTCAGAGGGAAAGTACAAAGTAGGCGACTCCAGTGCACTCATCTTCATCCGG GTGTTAAGAGCCCACGTGATGGTACGTGTAGGTGGAGGTTGGGACACGCTCGAGCATTACCTCGACAAACATGACCCCTGCCGCTGCAACGCTTACG CTCACCGCTATCAGCAGGGTAAAGCTAGCAGTCAGGCTCCTCACAGTAAGAATTCGAGCGCCCACTCGTCCCGCTCGGCTAGCCCCGGGCCACATTACAAACCACCTGAACGTCGCTCTCTGGAGCCTTCAGCACCCTGCgctccctcctcttcctcatcatcctccccCAGGCTCACCAGGGCCAACCTCGCAGAGGCTGAGTCCAGCAGGGGCAGGACGAACGGTACACTGCTGCCCAAACCGCCCCGAGACAGATCAGAGCCACACCAGTTCAACCCCATCAG gAATAAAGACACCGTGTCACATCTAACTCGTCGTCTCTCTGGAGATAGTGACTCGTCTACTGCCTCCTCTAAAGGTGgcggaggaggtggaggagggcGTTTGTCTTTAGGGTCTCGTCGTACTAATGGGGAAGAGGTGGTCTTCTTAGTCAACCGGAAAGAAGGCAAGCATGAGATTGAGCGTGCAGCGGGTGGTGCCGGACAGATCCCTGCTCTTCGACCTCCTCAACCACGAACTCGCAGCACTTCCAGAGAACGTCCTGCACCTTCCTCCCCAGGCAAAATGAAACCCTGCCCGCCCCAAGGCAACGCCACACGCTTCGAGAGGGGACGATCCTTGGGGCCAGATGGGCCCCGAAGGCTCCAGACTTCCCGCTCACTCAGCCAGGGGAAAACTCCACAACGTGGACGAGCAAGCGAAGGCACACCTGCGTCCCCTCGACACAGAGATGCCCAAGATGACCCAAGATCTAAGCAGGCACCTCCAGGTTCACCTAGGCTAAGCGGAGGCTTCTCTAAGAGACAAATGCCCTCATCAGCCTCTAGTTCACCAGTTAAAGGGGTCACCGGAAGTCCTATGAAGAAGAGCACAGTGACCCCACGACCTCCTGCCCCACGCTCACCCTCTGTGGGGAATCGGAGACTGTTGCCCCCCATCTCGCAGCAAGGTCGGCGCTCTCCACACTCAACTCCCAGGTCTACACAGAGATCACCCCATCACCACCCGCCACGGTCACCTCGGGTGTCAGGAAGACCGACTCAGAGAGGATGGGGTCACCAAAATCAGCCAGACTCCCAGGATGACCTGGGGATTGGCTTCAACTTACATTCTTTACCCGCTCTCGATCCAAAACGTGAGCTTGAGCTGTATCGCAGCTTTGAGGCAGAGTTTCTGGCCAACACGGGCCAGACAAGAGTGCCTGAAACAAATGAAGCATCAGTGCAGCTCCCTGTCTCCCACCAGGGCTTCAGGCCATCCGGTGACACTAATGTACCAGATTCAGCCTACTCATCTTCTaactcctcatcctcctctatGAATGTAGGTGGAAAAGTGGGAATCCTGCCTTCCTTGCGTGAGACAAGGCGTTCTAACGGTGCCCGAAGCTGCGCTTTAGAGGATCCTCCAGCTTTGTTGCACAGCCAGACCCGAAGCGGTCTTCCTAATGGTGGCTTCCGCAAACTTCCTGCCATCTCCAGTTCCATGGAGGAAGGAGATCCAGGGCTCAACTCTAACCACCTTCAGTCTGGTCTTCAGATGAATGGGGGTCACAAGGTTTTTTTGCACTCTGTGGTACCCATGGAAGCCCAGGCAGAATGGGCTGGTTTGGAAGGCGATGTCCCTTTGAACGATCACGGCCCAGGTCTACCCTATGACCAGGGTCTCTCTAACGACATCCCGCTCCCAGACACATTCCCATCACCTCCTCCACCCGAGGACTGCTCCTATAATGACTCCTCCAGTGAGAGCTCTTCCATGTGTATCAGCTTGAGCGAGCCAGTTTCTGAAGGCTCCTGCAGCCCCCCATCCTCCGTGACTAATGGAGATACAGATGGCACCGTGGTCCTCCGGGCAAAACGAGGGCAGAAGAAGGCAGAAAGGGTACCTTCCATATACAAGCTGAAATTACGTCCACGGATACGGCCTCGAACGGACAACCGGCCCGAGAACAGTCCTTCACGCATCCCGACGCCACTCAGCTACAGAGAGCTACAGCAACAAACGGCTTCCGGCAATCTGACGCCTCCACAATCGCGCAAAAATCTGAACCAAGCCTTTGGCGACGTCATCCACCAACAGCGCAGATCAGCTAGCGTGGGATCCAGGGAGCGCTCGTTTTCACCTGAGTCCGGCCTGGATCCGGACGCATGGATGTAA